A window of Candidatus Latescibacter sp. contains these coding sequences:
- a CDS encoding DUF3566 domain-containing protein, whose translation MVKKWKVRRIGLWSAMKIGGSISCVFGFAAGVFLGLVFAFFSSLIAMMLSEHNPAYGFGGLIIFPVICTLFFGFMGIILSLVFALFYNLSAALFGGIELEMEAERVNYHPEEYSSKLHEAI comes from the coding sequence ATGGTTAAAAAATGGAAAGTCAGACGGATCGGCCTCTGGTCTGCCATGAAGATCGGCGGATCCATCTCCTGCGTTTTCGGATTTGCCGCCGGTGTATTTCTGGGGCTTGTGTTTGCATTCTTTTCGTCTCTTATTGCCATGATGCTTTCAGAACACAACCCGGCTTACGGGTTCGGGGGGCTGATCATCTTTCCGGTGATATGTACTTTGTTCTTTGGTTTCATGGGCATTATCCTTTCCCTGGTTTTTGCCCTTTTTTATAATCTCTCCGCCGCCCTGTTCGGCGGAATCGAGCTTGAAATGGAAGCTGAGCGGGTGAATTACCATCCGGAAGAATACTCTTCTAAATTGCACGAAGCTATCTGA
- a CDS encoding glutamine--tRNA ligase/YqeY domain fusion protein produces the protein MNTSNVDHDRIPKKNAVKSFPEDKTVPAPTNFIREIINEDLRINKNNGRVHTRFPPEPNGYLHIGHAKSICLNFGLALEYNGECNLRFDDTNPSKEDIEYVESIINDVKWLGFDWDDRLFYASDYFEKLYQFAVELIKMEKAYVCSLSAHQIREYRGTLTEPGKESPYRNRSIEENLDLFSRMRAGEFKNGAHVLRAKIDMASPNLNMRDPVIYRIIHAEHHRTGNAWCIYPMYDFTHCLSDSLEGITHSICTLEFEDHRPLYDWCLDELKVPCHPQQIEFARLNLTYTVMSKRKLLELVQERYVSGWNDPRMPTLSGMRRRGYTPEAIRNFAERIGVAKRDSMVDVALLEYHIREDLNKRSPRVMAVLRPLKVVIENYPEGMAEELDAVNNPEDPGMGTRKVPFSRELYIERDDFMENPPGKFYRLAPGREVRLRYAYFIKCVGVVKDEKTGEVIELRCTYDPATRGGDAPDGRKVKSTLHWVSAPHAIPAEVRLYDRLLSVENPYGQEGDFKNFLNPHSLEVLTGCRLEPSLDCAAPGCRYQFERIGYFCVDSVDSTPERLVFNRTVTLKDEWERIKKRGKEL, from the coding sequence ATGAATACTTCCAACGTTGACCATGACCGCATCCCTAAAAAAAACGCGGTGAAGTCCTTTCCGGAGGACAAAACTGTTCCAGCACCCACTAATTTTATCCGGGAAATTATCAATGAAGACCTGCGAATCAATAAAAACAACGGCAGGGTTCATACCCGGTTTCCCCCGGAACCTAACGGCTATCTGCATATCGGGCATGCCAAATCCATCTGCCTGAATTTCGGCCTCGCCCTCGAGTACAACGGCGAATGCAACCTCCGGTTCGATGATACCAATCCGAGCAAAGAAGACATCGAATATGTGGAATCGATCATTAACGATGTAAAATGGCTGGGATTCGACTGGGACGACCGGCTCTTTTATGCCTCCGATTATTTTGAAAAGCTCTATCAGTTTGCAGTTGAGCTAATTAAAATGGAGAAAGCCTATGTATGCAGCCTGAGCGCCCATCAAATCCGTGAGTATCGCGGCACACTGACCGAGCCGGGCAAAGAAAGCCCTTACCGTAACCGTTCGATAGAAGAGAACCTTGACCTTTTCTCGCGCATGCGGGCGGGGGAATTCAAGAACGGCGCCCATGTGCTGCGGGCAAAGATCGACATGGCCTCCCCCAATTTGAACATGAGGGATCCGGTCATCTACCGCATCATCCACGCCGAGCATCACCGTACCGGCAATGCGTGGTGCATCTATCCGATGTATGATTTCACCCACTGCCTGTCCGATTCCCTGGAGGGGATTACTCATTCCATCTGCACTCTGGAGTTTGAGGACCACCGTCCCCTGTACGACTGGTGTCTGGATGAATTGAAAGTGCCCTGCCATCCGCAGCAGATAGAATTCGCCCGTCTCAATCTGACCTATACGGTGATGAGCAAGCGAAAACTCCTCGAGCTGGTACAGGAAAGATATGTCTCAGGATGGAATGATCCCAGGATGCCCACCCTTTCGGGTATGCGTCGCCGTGGATACACTCCGGAAGCGATTCGTAATTTCGCTGAACGGATCGGTGTGGCGAAAAGGGACAGCATGGTCGATGTGGCGCTCCTGGAGTACCATATCCGTGAGGATTTGAACAAACGCTCGCCGCGGGTCATGGCTGTGCTGCGTCCGCTCAAGGTGGTCATCGAAAACTATCCCGAAGGCATGGCGGAGGAGTTGGATGCGGTGAACAACCCGGAAGACCCCGGCATGGGAACCCGTAAAGTCCCCTTCTCCCGGGAACTCTATATCGAACGCGATGATTTCATGGAGAATCCTCCTGGCAAATTCTACCGTCTTGCCCCCGGTCGCGAGGTGAGGCTGCGCTATGCCTATTTTATCAAATGCGTTGGTGTGGTAAAGGATGAGAAAACCGGCGAGGTGATCGAGCTTCGCTGTACCTACGATCCGGCGACGCGCGGCGGCGACGCCCCGGACGGCCGCAAAGTGAAATCGACCCTGCACTGGGTCTCCGCCCCCCACGCAATTCCGGCTGAAGTTCGCCTGTACGACCGCCTGCTTTCAGTGGAAAACCCCTACGGGCAGGAAGGCGATTTCAAAAACTTCCTGAATCCACATTCCCTGGAAGTTCTTACCGGCTGCCGTCTGGAACCGAGCCTTGACTGCGCGGCGCCAGGATGCCGCTACCAGTTTGAACGGATAGGGTATTTCTGCGTGGATTCAGTTGATTCCACTCCGGAGCGCCTGGTATTCAACCGGACAGTGACATTGAAGGATGAGTGGGAGAGAATAAAGAAAAGGGGAAAAGAATTGTAG
- a CDS encoding hotdog fold thioesterase, which yields MENLVTFFETDVFARYLGVELLEASEGRAKARLEIRPHHLNSHAIVHGGVLFGLADVVFAVASNSYGVAAVAIHADISYFKATSEGVLTAEAKELSRSAKLASYTIHISDDKGKIVAAFQGMVYRKEKRSEGKQK from the coding sequence ATGGAAAATCTTGTTACATTCTTTGAAACTGATGTATTTGCCCGATATCTTGGCGTCGAGTTGCTGGAAGCTTCCGAGGGGAGGGCAAAGGCCAGACTGGAGATAAGACCGCATCATTTGAACAGTCATGCTATAGTCCATGGCGGTGTGCTGTTCGGTCTGGCAGATGTCGTTTTTGCCGTTGCCTCCAATTCTTACGGAGTTGCGGCAGTGGCGATCCATGCGGATATTTCCTATTTCAAAGCAACCTCTGAAGGCGTTTTGACCGCAGAGGCGAAAGAGCTTTCCCGCAGTGCAAAACTGGCAAGTTACACTATTCATATATCCGATGACAAAGGTAAAATCGTAGCAGCTTTTCAGGGTATGGTTTACCGGAAAGAAAAGAGAAGTGAAGGCAAGCAGAAATAA
- a CDS encoding tetratricopeptide repeat protein codes for MAKQIKKTRKNPVEPPPSGPIVLNTASQYALLIVLMGVFIYFCIQNAFIQDDTYITLRYVKNFISGHGLVFNPGERVEGYTCFLWVMILSAAAVLGLNTENVSQYLSVFFGVLTLAVTFALYRIISAPPPSAMMEKRAERWNSWFALIPVLFLVSVGAFSFWSVSGMESSLFVFLVVTGLFFHLKQPRRTRPSYPFVISMIFATFTRPEGALFFAVIMLHALFSTFRPNDSHQRKSILRVFFTEIALFAVPYIAFTLFRIFYYGHLFPNTFYAKTGLSSVYLTAGITYFVQFVKAYLLYGFALAAPLFLLTVRERRFETSLFFSLILVYCIYVVSVGGDVLSLHRFFLPVLPLIFILWARFLHEVFIIFSHRRESLRLALFAATWAAVFAFAGYMYFGERAIIAQVRTSETGLVSKMKIKAAWLKDRQAERSGKLCVAATTVGALGYFSGVTVIDMLGLTDEQIAHHPQPIPEISADASVTWKEKKYNAAYVLSRKPDYIIFSTDLKPSAYAERALFLQPDFLFLYYPQHIILHKLKSSQVFYTRKNPEQVSRTRKFPPNPGFSAEFVGKYSRALTLISQHEWKKATISIDNLQTIAQDIIKTAPVEFGEGYRILGDVCRYKNDLNAAVTNYLAATERDEFNFESHFQLYRIYKSRNELTDSAIHLEKILKSSPYGLIFGKPFHLGVSFLQVKMYDDAIHELKAAAGSEQNTDDLSEIRLNLGSAYFAKSMLTEAVLECTEALRLKPGYAAAHFGLGQCYEKQGKPVEAQAEYREYMRLSGVK; via the coding sequence ATGGCAAAACAAATAAAAAAAACCAGGAAAAATCCTGTTGAACCCCCCCCCTCCGGTCCCATCGTTTTGAATACCGCATCTCAGTATGCGCTCCTGATTGTTCTCATGGGTGTTTTTATCTATTTCTGCATCCAAAACGCATTTATCCAGGATGATACCTATATCACGCTCAGATATGTAAAGAACTTTATATCGGGCCACGGCCTTGTATTCAACCCAGGCGAACGGGTGGAGGGATACACCTGTTTTCTCTGGGTTATGATTCTGAGCGCGGCTGCAGTTCTCGGTCTAAATACGGAGAATGTCTCTCAGTACCTCAGCGTCTTCTTCGGTGTGCTCACCCTTGCCGTGACATTCGCTCTTTACCGGATTATTTCCGCGCCGCCGCCCAGCGCCATGATGGAGAAACGAGCTGAGCGGTGGAATTCCTGGTTTGCGCTTATACCGGTACTGTTTCTGGTTTCCGTCGGGGCGTTCAGTTTCTGGTCGGTGAGCGGCATGGAATCTTCCCTCTTCGTATTTCTGGTTGTCACCGGTCTCTTTTTTCATCTTAAACAGCCGCGACGGACAAGACCATCGTATCCGTTTGTCATCTCAATGATTTTTGCTACATTCACCCGGCCTGAAGGCGCTCTTTTTTTTGCTGTTATCATGCTTCATGCTCTCTTCTCAACTTTTCGACCAAATGACTCCCATCAGCGGAAATCCATCCTTCGGGTCTTTTTTACTGAAATCGCGCTTTTCGCAGTTCCTTATATTGCGTTCACACTGTTCAGGATCTTCTATTACGGCCACCTGTTTCCGAATACATTCTATGCAAAAACCGGATTGTCCTCGGTCTATCTTACCGCAGGGATAACATACTTTGTTCAGTTCGTCAAAGCATATCTCCTCTACGGGTTCGCTCTGGCCGCACCCCTGTTTCTTTTGACAGTCCGGGAAAGGCGCTTTGAAACGAGCCTGTTTTTCTCACTCATCCTTGTATATTGTATTTATGTCGTTTCGGTGGGGGGCGATGTCCTCTCTCTGCATCGGTTTTTCCTGCCGGTTCTTCCGCTGATTTTTATCCTATGGGCGAGATTTTTACACGAGGTATTTATCATTTTTTCCCACAGGAGGGAGAGCCTCCGCCTTGCCCTCTTCGCAGCAACCTGGGCGGCGGTATTCGCTTTCGCCGGGTACATGTATTTCGGTGAAAGGGCGATAATCGCGCAGGTGCGGACTTCTGAGACCGGGCTCGTCAGTAAAATGAAAATAAAAGCGGCCTGGCTGAAAGACCGTCAGGCTGAACGCAGCGGGAAACTCTGCGTCGCAGCCACGACTGTAGGCGCTCTGGGATATTTCTCCGGTGTAACGGTCATCGACATGCTCGGCCTTACCGACGAGCAGATTGCCCATCATCCGCAGCCCATACCGGAAATCTCCGCCGATGCCTCCGTTACCTGGAAAGAAAAGAAATACAACGCAGCATATGTGCTTTCCCGGAAACCGGACTACATCATCTTCTCTACCGACCTGAAACCGAGCGCTTACGCGGAACGAGCGTTGTTCCTGCAGCCTGATTTCCTCTTCTTATATTATCCGCAGCATATCATATTACACAAGCTAAAGTCGAGCCAGGTTTTTTATACACGTAAAAATCCCGAACAAGTATCCCGAACAAGAAAATTTCCTCCCAATCCAGGATTTTCTGCTGAATTTGTGGGTAAATATAGCCGGGCTCTCACACTCATATCACAACACGAATGGAAAAAAGCGACCATCTCTATCGACAATCTTCAGACCATCGCCCAGGACATAATCAAAACCGCCCCGGTGGAATTTGGCGAGGGATATCGCATCCTGGGAGATGTCTGCCGATACAAAAATGATCTGAACGCCGCCGTAACAAATTACCTCGCGGCAACCGAGCGTGATGAATTCAACTTTGAATCCCATTTTCAGCTCTACCGTATCTATAAGAGCAGAAACGAGTTAACTGACTCGGCAATCCACCTTGAAAAAATCCTCAAAAGCTCGCCGTACGGCCTGATATTCGGAAAACCGTTCCATCTCGGCGTCTCTTTTCTCCAGGTGAAAATGTACGACGATGCCATTCATGAGCTGAAAGCTGCGGCCGGAAGCGAGCAGAACACCGATGATCTCTCGGAAATCCGTCTGAATCTAGGGTCGGCCTATTTTGCGAAATCCATGCTCACCGAAGCGGTTTTGGAATGCACCGAGGCGCTCCGATTGAAACCGGGCTATGCCGCTGCACATTTCGGACTTGGCCAATGCTATGAAAAACAGGGGAAACCTGTTGAGGCTCAGGCGGAATACCGCGAATACATGAGGCTCTCGGGGGTGAAATAA